In one window of Microbacterium natoriense DNA:
- a CDS encoding acetyl/propionyl/methylcrotonyl-CoA carboxylase subunit alpha: protein MSYMTPEPTLFHTVLVANRGEIARRVIRTLRELGIRSVAVYSDADAASPHVEEADAAVRIGPAPAAESYLDIDAVIAAARATGAQAIHPGYGFLSESVGLAEACAESGIVFIGPSIDALQIMGDKAKAREHVARHGVPVVPGFDAKGLSDIEIAEEAESVGFPLLVKPSAGGGGKGMEVVSVAPDLAAALATARRIAASAFGDDSLILERLIERPRHIEVQVFGDEHGTVLALGERECTLQRRHQKVIEEAPSAGIPDSTRERLLNAAVRAAESVSYVGAGTVEFLVDADAPDEVFFIEMNTRLQVEHPVTEEVTGLDLVELQLRVASGFPLDIEPRVAGHAVEARIYAEAPERGFLPSTGRILAFEIPPGVRVDSAIETGSEITGFYDPMIAKVIAVADDRVTALRRLDEALGRTVVLGVETNISFLRTLCRNERVAAGDLDTGLIESLLPMATEPPTSSMLDAVRHHLLLQERWESNRGGLDAVHLRAGAVWASKRDDSAVGPAAYLTDDDELILAEAAVAPSSPAVAVSDDAGAVWVASDGRSARLRPLDRRQRMLRRLAARDTAAAATDPEARAPMPGSVVAVHVDHGAAVHAGDPLVSIEAMKMEHLVVAPHDGVVDLLVAAGDQVRRAQPVARVTEIPEPGTTEEDR, encoded by the coding sequence ATGAGCTACATGACCCCGGAACCGACGCTGTTCCACACCGTCCTCGTCGCGAACCGCGGCGAGATCGCCCGCCGCGTGATCCGCACTCTGCGTGAGCTCGGCATCCGCAGCGTCGCCGTGTACAGCGATGCGGATGCCGCATCCCCTCACGTCGAGGAGGCCGACGCCGCCGTGCGCATCGGCCCCGCACCGGCAGCAGAGTCCTACCTCGACATCGATGCCGTGATCGCAGCGGCGCGCGCGACCGGAGCACAGGCGATCCATCCCGGATACGGCTTCCTCTCCGAAAGCGTGGGGCTGGCCGAGGCCTGCGCCGAGAGCGGCATCGTCTTCATCGGCCCGTCCATCGACGCCCTGCAGATCATGGGCGACAAGGCGAAGGCGCGCGAGCACGTGGCCAGACACGGAGTCCCCGTCGTCCCCGGATTCGATGCGAAAGGCCTCTCCGACATCGAGATCGCCGAAGAGGCAGAGAGCGTCGGGTTCCCCCTGCTCGTCAAGCCCAGCGCCGGCGGGGGCGGCAAGGGCATGGAGGTCGTGTCCGTGGCGCCAGACCTCGCAGCGGCGCTCGCGACCGCTCGACGGATCGCGGCGTCAGCCTTCGGCGACGACTCTCTGATCCTGGAGCGCTTGATCGAACGGCCTCGTCACATCGAGGTGCAGGTCTTCGGCGATGAGCACGGCACTGTGCTCGCTCTCGGCGAGCGCGAGTGCACGCTGCAGCGCCGCCACCAGAAGGTGATCGAGGAGGCCCCCTCCGCGGGGATCCCGGACAGCACGCGGGAAAGGCTGTTGAACGCCGCGGTGCGGGCTGCCGAGAGCGTGTCCTACGTCGGCGCCGGAACGGTCGAGTTCCTCGTCGACGCGGATGCTCCCGACGAAGTCTTCTTCATCGAGATGAACACGCGTCTTCAGGTGGAGCACCCTGTGACGGAGGAGGTCACCGGGCTTGATCTCGTGGAGCTGCAGCTGCGCGTAGCCTCGGGATTCCCTCTCGATATCGAGCCGCGTGTCGCAGGGCACGCCGTCGAGGCGCGCATCTACGCCGAGGCTCCGGAGCGGGGCTTCCTCCCGTCCACGGGCAGGATCCTGGCGTTCGAGATTCCGCCCGGCGTACGCGTCGATTCCGCCATCGAGACGGGCAGCGAGATCACCGGCTTCTACGATCCGATGATCGCCAAGGTGATCGCCGTCGCCGACGACCGAGTGACCGCCCTGCGCCGGCTCGACGAGGCGCTCGGCCGTACCGTAGTGCTCGGTGTCGAGACGAACATCTCGTTTCTGCGCACGCTGTGCCGGAACGAGCGGGTCGCGGCCGGTGATCTCGACACGGGACTGATCGAGTCGCTGCTCCCGATGGCGACGGAGCCTCCGACGTCTTCCATGCTCGACGCCGTACGACACCACCTGCTGCTCCAGGAGCGGTGGGAGTCGAACCGTGGTGGGCTGGACGCCGTGCACCTGCGAGCCGGAGCCGTGTGGGCGTCGAAGCGCGACGACAGCGCTGTCGGACCAGCGGCCTACCTCACCGACGACGACGAGCTCATCCTGGCGGAGGCTGCCGTTGCGCCGTCCTCGCCCGCTGTGGCCGTCTCGGATGACGCGGGCGCCGTGTGGGTCGCGTCGGACGGTCGATCCGCCCGGCTGCGGCCTCTCGACCGACGTCAGCGGATGCTGCGCCGTCTGGCTGCACGCGATACGGCAGCTGCGGCAACCGATCCGGAGGCTCGCGCACCCATGCCGGGAAGCGTGGTCGCCGTGCACGTCGACCACGGCGCGGCCGTCCATGCGGGCGATCCGCTCGTGTCGATCGAGGCCATGAAGATGGAGCATCTGGTGGTGGCGCCGCACGACGGCGTCGTCGACCTTCTGGTCGCCGCAGGCGACCAGGTGCGGCGCGCCCAGCCGGTCGCCCGCGTGACGGAGATCCCCGAACCGGGGACGACGGAGGAGGACCGATGA
- a CDS encoding acyl-CoA dehydrogenase family protein, with amino-acid sequence MDDLSEEELELAAMVRDFAETVIAPQSYEADRTHTLPMDVVAQMGQLGLFGLPFPEEHGGQGGDYMALGIAIEAIGRVDQSLAITLEAGVSLGAMPIYRFGTEAQKSEFLPDLLAGRALAGFGLTEPEAGSDAGATRTTARLEGEEWVIDGSKQFITNSGTPITRFVTVTAVTGVEGGRKEISTIIVPNGTPGFTVEAPYDKVGWNASDTHPLTFAGARVPAGNLLGERGTGFRSFLSILDEGRIAIAALATGAAEGCLEAAVEYAKSRTVFGSALSTRQNAQFTLARMRARVHTARLAWHHAARLRDSGRAFAEQAAIAKLVAGEAAMDNARDATQIFGGNGFMNEFPVARHYRDSKILEIGEGTTEVQLLVIARSLGLAG; translated from the coding sequence ATGGACGACCTGAGCGAAGAGGAACTCGAGCTCGCAGCGATGGTGCGCGACTTCGCCGAGACCGTCATCGCACCGCAGTCCTATGAGGCCGATCGCACGCACACTCTGCCGATGGACGTCGTCGCGCAGATGGGTCAGCTGGGCCTGTTCGGGCTCCCGTTCCCCGAGGAGCACGGCGGCCAGGGCGGCGACTACATGGCGCTCGGCATCGCGATCGAAGCGATCGGCCGCGTCGACCAGTCTCTCGCGATCACGCTCGAAGCCGGGGTCAGCCTCGGCGCCATGCCCATCTACCGGTTCGGCACGGAGGCACAGAAGAGCGAGTTCCTTCCGGATCTTCTCGCGGGGCGTGCGCTGGCGGGCTTCGGGCTCACCGAACCCGAAGCGGGCAGCGACGCCGGCGCCACGCGCACGACTGCTCGGCTGGAGGGCGAGGAGTGGGTTATCGACGGTTCGAAGCAGTTCATCACGAACTCGGGCACGCCCATCACCCGGTTCGTCACGGTCACGGCGGTGACGGGCGTCGAAGGTGGCCGCAAGGAGATCTCCACGATCATCGTCCCGAACGGCACACCCGGATTCACGGTGGAGGCGCCGTACGACAAGGTCGGCTGGAACGCCTCCGACACCCACCCCCTCACATTCGCGGGCGCCCGGGTGCCCGCCGGCAACCTGCTGGGCGAGAGGGGCACCGGTTTCCGGAGCTTCCTCAGCATCCTCGACGAGGGGCGCATCGCGATCGCCGCGCTGGCGACCGGAGCCGCAGAGGGATGCCTGGAGGCAGCGGTCGAGTATGCCAAGAGCCGGACCGTCTTCGGCAGCGCGCTCAGCACTCGGCAGAACGCCCAGTTCACACTGGCGCGGATGCGGGCACGCGTGCACACGGCCCGACTCGCCTGGCATCACGCGGCGCGTCTTCGCGACTCGGGTCGAGCGTTCGCCGAGCAGGCGGCGATCGCGAAGCTGGTCGCAGGGGAGGCGGCGATGGACAACGCACGCGATGCCACGCAGATCTTCGGCGGCAACGGCTTCATGAACGAGTTCCCGGTGGCGCGCCACTACCGCGACTCGAAGATCCTCGAGATCGGCGAAGGCACGACCGAGGTGCAGCTGCTCGTGATCGCGCGGTCGCTCGGCCTCGCCGGGTAG
- a CDS encoding MaoC family dehydratase, which produces MSAREIVQRGLYFEEFEVDARYLHRPGRTATEADNVLFTTLTMNTQALHLDAAFARSQEFGQRLMNSMWTLSTMVGSSVAQLTQGTLVAQLGFGDIAFPHPLFAGDTLYTESTITAKRPSSSRPTQGIVTIAHTGRNQDDVVVATAIRTVLVHRLPEQENR; this is translated from the coding sequence ATGAGTGCGCGGGAGATCGTCCAGCGGGGCCTCTACTTCGAAGAATTCGAGGTCGACGCCCGGTATCTGCACCGGCCCGGCCGTACAGCGACCGAGGCCGACAATGTGCTGTTCACCACTCTCACGATGAACACGCAGGCGCTGCACCTCGATGCGGCCTTCGCGCGTTCGCAGGAGTTCGGCCAGCGACTGATGAACTCGATGTGGACGCTGTCGACCATGGTGGGAAGCTCCGTGGCGCAGCTCACGCAGGGCACCCTCGTGGCCCAGCTCGGCTTCGGGGACATCGCGTTTCCGCATCCGCTCTTCGCGGGCGACACCCTGTACACCGAGAGCACGATCACGGCGAAGAGGCCCTCATCCTCGCGTCCGACGCAGGGGATCGTCACGATCGCCCACACCGGCCGCAACCAAGACGACGTAGTCGTCGCGACCGCGATCCGCACGGTGCTGGTACACCGCCTGCCTGAACAGGAGAACCGATGA
- a CDS encoding HpcH/HpaI aldolase/citrate lyase family protein, with the protein MSFDLGPALLFCPADRPDRFHGALEKADAVILDLEDAVLPAAKAAARINLVDADVDPARVIVRVNAPQTDAFAADLAALARTGFRTVMVAKAENPDALDVFDDSFSLIALCETARGVSAADRIAAHPRVTAMMWGAEDLVASLGGTSSRTAEGGYRDIARYARSRVLLEAGAHGKTAIDAVHIAIDDLAGLEREATDAASSGFRATACIHPSQVAVIRNAYRPDAGEVEWARAVIDAADAERGVFRFRGRMIDEPVLRHARSIIARHG; encoded by the coding sequence ATGAGCTTCGACCTCGGTCCCGCGCTGCTGTTCTGCCCTGCCGACCGCCCTGATCGCTTCCACGGCGCCCTCGAGAAGGCGGATGCCGTGATCCTCGATCTCGAGGACGCGGTGCTGCCGGCGGCGAAGGCGGCCGCGCGGATCAACCTCGTCGATGCCGACGTCGATCCCGCCCGTGTCATCGTCCGGGTGAACGCACCGCAGACAGACGCCTTCGCGGCCGATCTGGCGGCCCTCGCTCGGACCGGCTTCCGAACGGTGATGGTCGCGAAGGCCGAGAACCCCGACGCTCTCGACGTCTTCGACGACAGCTTCTCGCTCATCGCGCTGTGCGAGACCGCGCGCGGTGTCAGCGCTGCCGATCGGATCGCCGCACACCCCCGGGTGACCGCCATGATGTGGGGGGCAGAAGACCTCGTGGCATCGCTCGGCGGGACATCGAGCCGTACGGCGGAGGGCGGCTATCGCGACATCGCGCGGTATGCGCGTTCGCGGGTGCTGCTCGAGGCCGGCGCGCACGGCAAGACGGCGATCGATGCCGTGCACATCGCGATCGACGATCTGGCGGGGCTCGAGCGCGAAGCGACGGACGCCGCATCGTCAGGGTTCCGTGCGACCGCGTGCATCCACCCCTCGCAGGTGGCGGTGATCAGGAACGCCTACCGTCCCGACGCCGGTGAGGTGGAATGGGCGCGCGCGGTGATCGACGCCGCTGACGCCGAGCGCGGCGTGTTCCGCTTCCGGGGCCGGATGATCGACGAGCCCGTGCTCCGTCACGCTCGATCGATCATCGCCCGCCACGGCTGA
- a CDS encoding erythromycin esterase family protein, which produces MSAWLRATAIRFDEVDPDDVPDAQLEPLLAFIGDSRVVALGESMHRSHEFLAWRARLLRFLVERAGFSALVLESGFVEGLSVDGWVRTGEGSLREVLNEGVTYHFGKCQEALDLVVWMRDRALAGEPVRFYGMDVPDSAASALPAVQEVVRFLDRADPPYADHLRATLLPAFDHLPADRSGLARAATAIQSYLALPGDRRHAITAAINGMTERLRARATDYAAAGADPEHVAIAIRASELARSTDAFLAAMSEGPTRTWSPANIRDVAMADTVEWILHREERVLLFAANGHVRRTPYLAPPFVSDPLATVGTHLAARLGDDLRVIGTTFGGGEAWLHRPSPTDPPGHSTPFVEQLAAPRGDTLDGVLAAGGSGTFFVDLTGAPEPITAAAGTHNGPEVELADIGAAFDGILHVESLSPWHTWIDERGHWS; this is translated from the coding sequence GTGTCCGCATGGCTGCGAGCCACGGCCATTCGCTTCGACGAGGTCGACCCCGACGACGTTCCCGACGCGCAGCTCGAACCCTTGCTCGCCTTCATCGGCGACTCTCGCGTCGTCGCGCTCGGCGAATCGATGCACCGCAGCCACGAATTCCTCGCCTGGCGGGCACGGCTGCTGCGATTCCTCGTCGAGCGCGCGGGCTTCAGCGCCCTCGTCCTGGAGAGCGGCTTCGTCGAGGGCTTGTCGGTCGATGGTTGGGTGCGCACCGGAGAAGGCAGTCTCCGCGAAGTGCTGAACGAGGGCGTCACCTACCATTTCGGGAAGTGCCAGGAGGCCCTCGACCTCGTGGTGTGGATGCGCGACCGTGCCTTGGCGGGCGAACCCGTGCGCTTCTACGGCATGGACGTCCCCGATTCCGCCGCGTCGGCGCTTCCCGCTGTGCAGGAGGTCGTCCGATTCCTCGATCGGGCCGATCCGCCCTACGCGGATCACCTGCGCGCGACTCTTCTCCCGGCGTTCGACCACCTGCCCGCCGATCGATCAGGCCTCGCCCGCGCGGCGACGGCGATCCAGTCCTACCTCGCACTCCCGGGTGACCGGCGCCACGCGATCACCGCGGCGATCAACGGCATGACAGAGCGCCTGCGCGCACGCGCGACCGACTACGCCGCCGCCGGAGCCGATCCCGAACATGTCGCGATCGCCATCCGCGCGTCGGAACTGGCCCGAAGCACAGATGCGTTCCTCGCGGCCATGTCCGAGGGCCCCACGCGCACCTGGTCACCGGCGAACATCCGGGACGTGGCGATGGCCGACACGGTGGAGTGGATCCTGCACCGAGAGGAGCGCGTTCTGCTGTTCGCCGCCAACGGGCACGTGCGCAGGACTCCGTATCTCGCTCCCCCGTTCGTCAGCGACCCGCTCGCCACGGTGGGCACGCATCTGGCGGCACGGCTCGGCGATGATCTGCGGGTGATCGGTACGACGTTCGGCGGAGGCGAAGCATGGCTTCACCGTCCGAGCCCCACCGACCCGCCGGGGCACTCCACGCCCTTCGTCGAACAGCTGGCTGCGCCGCGAGGGGACACGCTGGACGGGGTCCTCGCGGCTGGCGGGTCAGGGACGTTCTTCGTCGATCTGACCGGAGCCCCTGAACCGATCACCGCGGCCGCGGGCACCCACAACGGTCCCGAAGTCGAACTCGCCGACATCGGCGCTGCGTTCGACGGCATCCTGCACGTCGAGAGCCTGTCGCCATGGCACACGTGGATCGACGAACGAGGGCACTGGAGCTGA
- a CDS encoding histidine phosphatase family protein codes for MTLITLVRHGQTDWNLARRIQGTTDIPLNETGRADAHRAADQLSGSVHHTIYASPLLRARETAEIIAAELGLGAPALVPEIREREFGEGEGMLVPEYLEKYGDWHAPVPGAESLEEVGERSLAALHRIAREARRRSAPVAESVIVVAHGGVIRSLIDHVSGGTLPKIGDMLANGSVHRFEVSPASVRLLEQARVF; via the coding sequence GTGACCCTCATCACCCTCGTCCGACACGGCCAGACCGACTGGAACCTGGCTCGCCGCATTCAGGGAACGACCGACATCCCGCTGAACGAGACCGGCCGGGCCGACGCACATCGGGCAGCCGACCAGCTGAGCGGATCCGTCCACCACACCATCTACGCGAGCCCGCTGCTGCGCGCCCGAGAGACCGCGGAGATCATCGCGGCAGAGTTGGGACTCGGCGCTCCGGCGCTCGTGCCGGAGATCCGGGAGCGGGAGTTCGGCGAGGGCGAAGGGATGCTCGTTCCCGAGTACCTCGAGAAGTACGGCGACTGGCACGCCCCGGTTCCCGGCGCCGAGTCGCTAGAGGAGGTCGGCGAGCGCTCACTCGCGGCCCTGCACCGCATCGCCCGTGAGGCGCGCCGACGTTCAGCCCCCGTGGCCGAGTCGGTGATCGTCGTCGCTCACGGCGGTGTCATCCGCTCCCTCATCGATCACGTCTCCGGCGGCACGCTCCCGAAGATCGGCGACATGCTGGCCAACGGCTCGGTGCACCGCTTCGAGGTATCGCCCGCGTCGGTGCGCCTGCTCGAGCAGGCGCGCGTCTTCTGA
- a CDS encoding Sir2 family NAD-dependent protein deacetylase yields the protein MTDDELDARIEKAADLLRGRKVALLTGAGISTDSGIPAYRGEGARTRSDPMTIQKYLGDESARRRYWVGGHLGWRAFAQAEPNAGHIALAEMEAGGVVSGVITQNVDGLHLRAGSSHVIEVHGTMRRVLCLHCGQVFDRRDIAGQIEERNPWIAVPENVVLAPDGDVLPESTDGFIVPVCTVCEGMLKPDVVFFGEYVPQDRFKAAESLLRASSALIVAGSSLVVNSGVRLVERARRRGIPLIIVNHEPTRADTWADVTLASGTSIVLPAIQELLQ from the coding sequence ATGACGGATGACGAGCTCGACGCTCGCATCGAGAAGGCCGCAGATCTTCTCCGTGGACGCAAGGTCGCCCTGCTCACGGGCGCCGGCATCTCGACCGACTCCGGGATCCCCGCCTATCGCGGCGAAGGGGCCCGCACCAGGTCCGACCCGATGACCATCCAGAAGTACCTCGGCGACGAGTCCGCCCGGCGGCGATACTGGGTGGGCGGTCACCTCGGCTGGCGGGCCTTCGCGCAGGCCGAGCCGAACGCGGGGCACATCGCCCTCGCAGAGATGGAAGCGGGAGGCGTCGTCAGCGGCGTCATCACCCAGAACGTCGACGGTCTGCACCTGCGCGCCGGCAGCTCGCACGTGATCGAGGTGCACGGCACCATGCGCCGCGTGCTCTGCCTGCACTGCGGTCAGGTCTTCGACCGCCGCGACATCGCTGGGCAGATCGAAGAGCGCAACCCCTGGATCGCCGTTCCCGAGAACGTCGTGCTCGCACCGGACGGCGATGTCCTGCCCGAGAGCACAGACGGGTTCATCGTGCCGGTGTGCACGGTGTGCGAGGGGATGCTCAAGCCCGACGTCGTGTTCTTCGGCGAGTACGTGCCGCAGGACAGGTTCAAGGCCGCCGAGTCGCTGCTGCGCGCGAGTTCGGCGCTGATCGTCGCCGGCTCCTCCCTCGTCGTGAACTCGGGAGTCCGGCTCGTCGAACGCGCGCGTCGTCGCGGCATCCCCCTCATCATCGTCAATCACGAGCCCACTCGCGCCGACACCTGGGCGGACGTCACGCTCGCGTCCGGCACGAGCATCGTGCTCCCCGCCATCCAGGAGCTTCTGCAGTGA
- a CDS encoding TrmH family RNA methyltransferase: MELIEIASADDARLDDYRDLTDTALRAVSEPAGGLYIAESAKVIERAVAARHRPRSVMVQRRWVDGIRSLLVEHDVPVYVVPDEVAESVTGFAVHRGAIASMHRPTLPSVADIVADASLVLLLEGIGDHTNVGAAFRAAAGLGADAVLVSPRCADPLYRRSVRVSMGTVFQVPWTRIEDWDAGVEDMRRAGVELAALALAEDAVPLDVYARDRPARVALMMGSEGDGLSGAALASADSVVTIPMTGGVDSLNVASAAAVALWALSR; encoded by the coding sequence ATGGAACTCATCGAGATCGCCTCCGCAGACGATGCGCGGCTGGACGACTACCGCGACCTCACCGACACCGCGCTGCGGGCTGTCTCCGAACCGGCAGGTGGGCTCTACATCGCAGAATCGGCCAAGGTCATCGAGCGTGCCGTCGCCGCGCGGCACCGTCCGCGCTCGGTCATGGTGCAGCGACGCTGGGTCGACGGCATCCGCTCTCTGCTCGTCGAGCACGATGTCCCCGTCTATGTCGTTCCGGATGAGGTGGCCGAGAGCGTCACCGGGTTCGCGGTGCACCGCGGAGCGATCGCATCGATGCACCGACCGACGCTTCCGTCGGTCGCCGACATCGTCGCCGATGCCTCGCTGGTGCTGCTCCTGGAGGGAATCGGCGACCACACGAACGTCGGCGCCGCCTTCCGGGCGGCGGCAGGGCTCGGTGCGGATGCCGTGCTCGTGTCGCCGCGTTGCGCAGACCCGCTCTACCGCCGCAGCGTCCGCGTCAGCATGGGCACGGTGTTCCAGGTGCCCTGGACGAGGATCGAGGACTGGGACGCCGGCGTCGAGGACATGCGCCGTGCCGGGGTCGAGCTCGCCGCGCTCGCACTGGCTGAAGACGCCGTGCCCCTCGACGTCTACGCGCGCGACCGCCCCGCCCGGGTGGCGCTGATGATGGGTTCGGAGGGCGACGGTCTTTCGGGCGCGGCCCTCGCCTCAGCAGACAGCGTCGTGACGATCCCGATGACCGGGGGAGTGGACTCCCTCAACGTCGCTTCGGCCGCGGCGGTCGCCCTGTGGGCGTTGTCCCGCTGA
- a CDS encoding SGNH/GDSL hydrolase family protein, with amino-acid sequence MTDQDSTRTPFVANETSHPWRRFVAIGDSFTEGIGDPDPSAPGSHLGWADRVAEVLSQQVDDFAYANLAVRGKLIAQIVRDQIEPAVALRPDLISICAGGNDVIRPGTDPDAIAVQLEDAVARLASTGAAILLFTGIDTGFTPVFRPFRGKVAIYNENVRAIADRHDCIVADQWALKVVQDPRFFDDDRLHYNALGHHEVARMVLRALNVPNDLEAMQPEPIPVRTWREARAEDLGWAREHLVPWVLRRLRHQSSGDHVAAKRPDAAPFIRFETDQS; translated from the coding sequence ATGACCGACCAGGATTCGACCCGGACGCCGTTCGTGGCCAACGAGACCTCTCATCCGTGGCGGCGCTTCGTCGCGATCGGAGACTCGTTCACCGAAGGCATCGGCGATCCCGATCCCTCGGCGCCCGGCAGCCACCTCGGCTGGGCCGACCGGGTCGCGGAAGTGCTCTCGCAGCAGGTCGACGACTTCGCCTACGCGAATCTCGCGGTGCGCGGCAAGCTCATCGCTCAGATCGTCAGAGACCAGATCGAGCCGGCCGTCGCGCTGCGACCGGATCTCATCTCGATCTGCGCCGGCGGCAACGACGTCATCCGCCCCGGTACCGACCCCGATGCGATCGCCGTCCAGCTCGAGGACGCGGTGGCACGTCTCGCGTCGACCGGTGCCGCCATCCTGCTGTTCACGGGGATCGATACGGGCTTCACACCCGTCTTCCGGCCGTTCCGCGGCAAGGTCGCGATCTACAACGAGAACGTGCGGGCGATCGCGGATCGGCACGACTGCATCGTCGCGGATCAGTGGGCGCTCAAGGTCGTGCAGGATCCGCGGTTCTTCGACGACGATCGCCTGCACTACAACGCGCTCGGCCACCACGAAGTCGCGCGCATGGTACTGCGCGCCCTGAACGTCCCGAACGATCTCGAAGCGATGCAGCCGGAGCCCATTCCCGTGCGCACCTGGCGCGAGGCCCGTGCGGAAGACCTTGGCTGGGCCCGCGAGCACCTCGTCCCGTGGGTGCTGCGCCGCCTGCGGCACCAGTCCTCCGGCGATCACGTCGCCGCCAAGCGCCCCGACGCTGCTCCGTTCATCCGGTTCGAGACTGATCAGAGCTGA
- a CDS encoding DEAD/DEAH box helicase, which yields MLSPSFPQRAPWGTANKLRAWQQEALDQYFQADQRDFLVAATPGAGKTTFALTLAVELMRIGEVNRIIVVAPTEHLKTQWADAAARVHIRLDPYFKNSRWAPARQYHGVVVTYAQVAAKSSVHRHLTEDAKTLVILDEVHHGGDALSWGDAIRDAYGPAKRRLLLSGTPFRSDTAPIPFVEYLPDESGARVSSTDYSYGYGRALADGVVRPVLFHMYAGKMRWRTSAGDELEAHLGQDNTKDVNSQAWRTALDPEGSWMPAVLSAADRRLTEIRHHIPDAGGLVLATDQTVARAYAKILHGITGRQPTIVLSDDASASQRIEKFSASDDRWMVAVRMVSEGVDVPRLAVGVYATSSSTPLFFAQAIGRFVRARRRGEAASVFLPNVPVLMGLANEMEKQRDHALDRNDKDADGLDDSLLESANREDDASDALTQEFSYQAISSIAHFDRVVFDGKDFGQLAEPGTPEEEEFIGFPGLLEPEHVHELLMQRAARQSRLREVRESTADPTETTTLPTPLHRTLKEQRQLLNSLVGLYARQTGEPHGSVHAELRRICGGPAVAQATVTQLQSRIEVLRKRVRS from the coding sequence ATGCTTTCTCCGTCCTTCCCTCAGCGCGCCCCATGGGGCACCGCGAACAAGCTGCGGGCCTGGCAGCAGGAGGCGCTCGACCAGTACTTTCAGGCGGATCAGCGGGACTTCCTCGTCGCTGCGACCCCCGGAGCAGGCAAGACCACGTTCGCCCTCACCCTCGCCGTCGAGCTGATGCGCATCGGCGAGGTGAACCGGATCATCGTGGTCGCCCCGACCGAGCACCTGAAGACGCAGTGGGCGGATGCCGCTGCGCGCGTGCACATCAGGCTCGACCCCTACTTCAAGAACAGCCGCTGGGCTCCCGCACGGCAGTACCACGGCGTCGTCGTGACCTACGCGCAGGTGGCGGCGAAGTCGTCCGTCCACCGGCACCTGACCGAAGACGCCAAGACCCTGGTGATCCTCGACGAGGTGCACCACGGCGGCGATGCGCTGAGCTGGGGTGACGCGATCCGCGATGCCTACGGACCCGCGAAGCGACGCCTGCTGCTGAGCGGCACGCCTTTCCGCAGTGACACCGCGCCCATCCCGTTCGTTGAGTACCTGCCCGACGAGTCGGGCGCACGGGTGTCGAGCACCGACTACAGCTACGGCTACGGTCGCGCTCTCGCCGACGGCGTGGTGCGACCCGTGCTGTTCCACATGTACGCGGGCAAGATGCGCTGGCGCACCAGCGCGGGCGACGAACTCGAGGCGCATCTGGGGCAGGACAACACGAAGGACGTCAACTCGCAGGCATGGCGCACGGCTCTCGACCCCGAGGGCTCGTGGATGCCGGCCGTGCTGTCGGCGGCGGATCGACGGCTGACGGAGATCCGCCACCACATCCCGGATGCCGGGGGACTGGTTCTCGCGACCGATCAGACGGTCGCCCGCGCCTACGCCAAGATCCTGCACGGCATCACCGGCCGCCAGCCCACCATCGTGCTCTCCGACGACGCCTCCGCTTCGCAGCGCATCGAGAAGTTCAGCGCGAGCGACGACCGCTGGATGGTCGCTGTGCGCATGGTCTCCGAGGGCGTCGACGTGCCGCGACTCGCCGTCGGCGTGTACGCGACGTCGTCGTCGACTCCGCTGTTCTTCGCCCAGGCCATCGGCCGGTTCGTGCGAGCGCGACGGCGCGGAGAAGCCGCGAGCGTGTTCCTGCCCAACGTTCCGGTGCTGATGGGCCTCGCGAACGAGATGGAGAAGCAGCGCGATCACGCCCTCGACCGCAATGACAAAGACGCAGACGGGCTCGACGACTCGTTGCTCGAGAGCGCCAATCGCGAAGACGACGCCTCGGACGCCCTGACTCAGGAGTTCAGTTACCAGGCGATCTCGTCGATCGCCCACTTCGACCGCGTCGTCTTCGACGGCAAGGACTTCGGGCAGCTCGCCGAACCCGGCACGCCGGAAGAGGAGGAGTTCATCGGATTCCCGGGTCTCCTCGAACCCGAGCACGTGCACGAGCTGCTGATGCAGCGCGCCGCTCGCCAGTCGCGCCTGCGGGAAGTCAGGGAGTCGACGGCCGATCCGACCGAGACGACCACGCTGCCGACGCCGCTGCACCGCACTCTGAAAGAGCAGCGGCAGCTGCTGAACAGCCTCGTCGGACTCTACGCGAGGCAGACGGGGGAGCCGCACGGCTCGGTGCACGCCGAGTTGCGTCGGATCTGCGGCGGCCCGGCCGTCGCACAGGCCACCGTGACGCAGCTGCAGTCGCGCATCGAGGTGCTCCGCAAGCGCGTGCGCTCCTGA